In one window of Skermanella rosea DNA:
- a CDS encoding protein adenylyltransferase SelO: MAEPDPAGFLPARHHEELGDAFFDAVEPADFPKHVLRWRNDRWADRVGLGNLTETEWIAHFGRFEPLPGSLERPLALRYHGHQFRNYNPQLGDGRGFLFAQLRDPVDGRLLDLGTKGSGETPWSRGADGRLTLKGGIREVLATELLEARGVNTSKSFSLIETGENLFRGDEPSPTRSSVLVRLSHSHLRIGTFQRLAYLGDQTSLRRLVDHGIRHYMPDAWSEDEGARTLAFFERACANVARMGAEWTAAGFVHGVINTDNVTMTGESFDYGPYRFLPVYDPKFVAAYFDQAGLYAFGRQPNALRWNLCRLAECLLPFTSPAKLELAVNGFDALFAGALARATLDRLALEHGEPAADLDFVSALYGFMASSRVPFERFFFDWRGGPESERRAGESPVAELYAGDDFAPVRAGLVERRPTPAANLSHPYFRGEPCTLLIEEIEALWAPIAEADDWSAWHAKLREIATAADAFGTLIPGRS; the protein is encoded by the coding sequence ATGGCCGAACCGGACCCAGCCGGATTTCTTCCCGCCCGTCACCACGAGGAGTTGGGGGACGCCTTCTTCGACGCGGTGGAGCCCGCGGATTTCCCCAAGCATGTCCTGCGCTGGCGCAACGACCGCTGGGCCGACCGGGTCGGACTGGGAAATCTGACCGAGACCGAGTGGATCGCGCATTTCGGCCGCTTCGAACCGCTGCCCGGCAGCCTGGAACGGCCGCTGGCGCTGCGCTACCACGGCCATCAGTTCCGCAACTACAATCCGCAGCTCGGCGACGGCCGGGGCTTCCTGTTCGCCCAGCTCCGCGACCCGGTGGACGGACGCCTGCTCGACCTCGGCACCAAGGGCAGCGGCGAGACGCCGTGGTCGCGCGGGGCGGACGGCCGCCTGACGCTGAAGGGCGGCATCCGGGAGGTCCTGGCGACCGAGCTGCTGGAGGCCCGCGGCGTCAACACCTCCAAAAGCTTCAGCCTGATCGAGACCGGCGAGAACCTGTTCCGGGGCGACGAGCCGTCACCGACCCGCTCGTCCGTGCTAGTCCGGCTCAGCCATTCCCACCTCCGGATCGGCACCTTCCAGCGCCTGGCCTATCTGGGCGACCAGACCAGCCTGCGGCGGCTGGTGGACCATGGCATCCGTCATTACATGCCGGACGCCTGGAGCGAGGACGAGGGCGCGCGGACCCTGGCCTTCTTCGAGCGCGCCTGCGCGAACGTCGCCCGCATGGGCGCGGAATGGACCGCCGCCGGTTTCGTCCACGGTGTCATCAACACCGACAACGTGACCATGACGGGCGAGAGCTTCGACTATGGTCCCTACCGTTTCCTGCCGGTGTACGATCCCAAATTCGTCGCGGCCTATTTCGATCAGGCCGGGCTGTACGCCTTCGGCCGCCAGCCCAACGCGCTGCGCTGGAACCTGTGCCGGCTGGCCGAATGCCTGCTTCCCTTCACGTCGCCGGCCAAGCTGGAACTCGCGGTCAACGGATTCGACGCCCTGTTCGCCGGGGCGCTGGCCCGGGCGACCCTGGACCGGCTGGCGCTGGAGCACGGCGAGCCTGCCGCGGACCTTGATTTCGTCAGTGCGCTGTACGGCTTCATGGCGTCGAGCCGGGTGCCGTTCGAACGCTTCTTCTTCGACTGGCGCGGCGGCCCGGAGAGCGAGCGGCGCGCCGGGGAAAGCCCGGTCGCCGAACTCTATGCCGGGGACGATTTCGCCCCGGTCCGCGCCGGCCTGGTGGAACGGCGGCCGACGCCGGCCGCCAACCTGTCGCATCCCTACTTCAGGGGCGAGCCCTGCACGCTTCTGATCGAGGAGATCGAAGCCCTATGGGCGCCGATCGCCGAGGCGGACGACTGGTCCGCATGGCACGCCAAGCTGCGGGAGATCGCGACCGCGGCGGATGCCTTCGGCACCCTCATTCCCGGGCGCAGCTGA
- a CDS encoding endonuclease III domain-containing protein, whose translation MTGKLDDLTAKVLEIHHRLCVAYDCPVAYFHSLDPLSELVSSLLSHRTRNADSGRAFKALRAAYPDWTAVRDAPTDEIQQVISGVTWPEQKAPRLQQILRGITERRGGELSLDFLADLPVTEARAWLEALSGVGPKTSAAVLSFSTLRRPALPVDSHHHRVAVRTGMIPATLAVGPAHAVLSAQLPEEWTAQQIYDNHEVMMLHGQRCCYFRNPACGRCVLLDLCPTGQRKQAPRADAEAERPTA comes from the coding sequence ATGACCGGGAAGCTGGACGATCTGACCGCGAAGGTGCTGGAGATCCACCACAGGCTCTGCGTCGCCTACGACTGTCCGGTGGCCTATTTCCACAGCCTGGACCCGCTCAGCGAGCTGGTGTCGTCCCTGCTGTCCCATCGGACCCGCAATGCCGATTCGGGCCGGGCCTTCAAGGCGCTGCGGGCGGCCTATCCGGACTGGACGGCGGTGCGCGATGCGCCGACGGACGAGATCCAGCAGGTGATCTCCGGAGTGACCTGGCCGGAACAGAAGGCTCCGCGCCTGCAGCAGATCCTGCGCGGAATCACCGAGCGGCGAGGGGGCGAGCTGTCGCTCGACTTCCTGGCGGACCTGCCGGTCACCGAGGCGAGAGCCTGGCTGGAGGCCCTGTCCGGCGTCGGTCCCAAGACCAGCGCCGCCGTGCTTAGCTTCAGCACGCTGCGGCGGCCGGCCCTGCCGGTGGACAGCCATCATCATCGGGTCGCCGTCCGCACCGGCATGATCCCGGCCACCCTCGCCGTCGGTCCCGCCCATGCCGTCCTGTCTGCCCAACTGCCGGAGGAATGGACCGCGCAGCAGATCTACGATAACCACGAAGTCATGATGCTGCACGGCCAGCGCTGCTGCTATTTCCGGAATCCGGCCTGCGGCCGCTGCGTCCTGCTCGACCTCTGTCCGACCGGGCAGCGGAAGCAGGCGCCGCGCGCGGACGCCGAGGCGGAGCGGCCGACCGCGTGA